DNA from Chryseobacterium wanjuense:
CCTGTAAGATTAATACATTGAGCTTTGGCTATTAATTTTTCATTATAACTAAAAACCGTTCCCTTCGAATCATCTGCATAGTGCAGCTCAACCTTATCAATTTTCGGAATTCCGGCGAGTTGAGGGGTAATATCGATGGTAGTAGAACCTTTTCCTTCCGGCTCGTGAAGATAGGCTTCGAGACGATAGGTGTTTTTTGCTGACACCTCACCGAAAGTGAAATTTCCGTCTCCTGTTTTCTTGATATTGGTAGTGGTAAAACTTCCGTTTGAGCGTTTTTTAAACAATTCCCAAGTAACCAGAGCCGGATTCTGCTCTGCTTTCGGGGTTCCGGGATACCATTCTTCGATCTTGTACAAAGTCTTTTCCCCAACCTTTGGAGAAGGATTTCCGGAAATTCTTGAAACTCCTTTTTTTACTGGCATAGAAAGTGTTTTTTAGATTTAAATTAATAAGCGTCAATTTCACTTTCCAGGACAGTCTCTTTGAAGTCCTGCATTTTCACCAGCGGATTGATGTGCTGTACCGTCTTGTTATCGGCATTTTTCACGTTCTGTTTGCTCATTTCTCCGCGCTGCCCGTGGTCTTTAATCGTAATTTTTCCTCCCACTACACATTGCAGCTCCGAAAGTTCGGTCACGATCTTTTTACCCATGATGGTCACTTTATCATAGGTTTTCTGCCATTTTCCGGCAGGCGCATAAGAACATGGTAAATATCCACCGGAAGTCGGCTTCAATTTACATTGCCCGAAGCTTGGTCCGGGAGGGTTGAACTGAAGGTCATTCTCCGTGACGCCGAGAAAATCTGTGTTTCCATCGGAATCATTCCAAAAGTGCTTCTGATGGGTTGTGACTTTATATTGAGGGAATTTATCACCCTGATTACACTGGGCTTTACCCTTTTGAACGACAAAGTATTTGCCATCATGAGGTGATGATTGCTGTGACATAATTATGTGATTTGGGTAACATCAAAGATAAAAATTTTACATTAAAAATGAAAAAAGCAGAAATAATTTTCTGCTTTTTAGTATTATAAATTATTAATGTTTAGTAAATTCCGGCTCTTCCGTCGGTAACATCGTTGGCATAAAGTACTCATTCAGCCAATAGAAAATCTGCCCGTTCTGCTCGATTTTCACGGCAGGATTGTTTCTGTGAGAAAGCATTCTGTCTGCCAGATCTTTGTAGTGACGGAAGTAGGTTCTTACCGTTTCATTCGTGATGATTTTCGATTTTCTCCAGCCTTTCAAATTGTATTTTGACATTAATTCTTCTTCAGAATTGTCGAAACCGGTACTGATTCCTACTGCGTAAGACATTGGCTGCTCGTAAAGATCACCTTTATCCAAGAATTTTACTGTCGGATTGTATTTTTTCAACAAGCTTACATATTCCTTGATCGCTCTGGACTGATTAAAATCTGCTCTTTCGGCTCCCGTTTTCTGATATACTTCTGTGTAGAAAAGCTTTAAATTATCGTATTCCGTCTCAGAAATCAGGATTCCTTTTTCCAATCCGGGCTTGTAGTCTTTCAATTCTTTCGGAATGTATCCTTTTACCAAAAACGGACTTCCGTAATTGATCAGCTGAGCGGCGATTCCTGCCGGAACAGGGTTTGTAAGACCCGGATACAGATATTTGTATTTCAGATCAACATCCGTTCTGCCCGCTCCCACCGAAGAATGGAAATAATCGTTCAACGATTTATCCAGCGTTTCATTATCCAAAGTTACCTGTGCAATTAAGCTGTCTACAGACTTTTTCAGATAACCCGGCGTTGCAATGTCCCCTTTTTTAGGGAAAATTACAAATCCCTGAGACATACTTTGCTTCGGATAAGCCAGTGAGAAAAAGCCTTCGTCACCTTCAATTAGGCTGAAATTATTTTTCGTTAAAACATCATTTTGATTAATGATTTTCTGCTTCTTTAATTCAGCGATATTTTTTGCAGTATTGGTTACCACGTTTTCTGCCATCAACACAAAATCATTGTAAGTATCTGAAGATCTTGCGCTTGTCTGGAACATAATCAATCTGGCCTGAGCTTGAGTTAAAGAATTGATCACTCCATACATATTTCCGCTCTGGTTGGCCGAAGTACCTACCGTTACGACGATATTCGTTTCGTCAGGAACGCTTGTCAAAAGATTTCCGGCAGCCATTAAACCTTCGTTTACAGGTTGATAACCACTATTGCTTGCACAATTCATCTCATTTGTTTTCTGATCGATGAAGGTGGTGATCTTGCTGTAATCGGTACTTAAATTTGAAACGGCCACATTATCTCCGCAAGAATTATTTTTATATAAAACCACCCCATATTTCACCTGATTGAAATAAGACGGTTTTTCGAATCTAAGTTGTAAATCCTGCAGCAAAGACTTTACAATCGGGGCGTAAGGTGCATTTGGCGCACTGATATCTAAGGCAAAAACAATGTTAATCCTTTTATTTCTCTCCGTAATTTCTCTGTAACGATCGAAATAAATCGGTTCCCCTAACACATTGAAAACATAATTTTTACTATAATCTAAAATATTCGTAAAATATTTCGTTTTCGAATCCGGAGTCGGTGTTTCATTTAATGATAAACTTACCGGATAAATATTTTCAAGCGGAGTTCTTTTATTAACATCCGTCAGAAGAATTGCGGTTCTGTTTTCCGTTTCATTTCCACCCGGAGAGCCTTCGTGAAGGCCTAAAGCCGTTTCCGTAACGCCAGTTGTATTTTTCATTTTAACGGCAGAACGTTCTCCCCACGCCGAAACTACGTTGGAACTTACCCAGCCGTACAAACTCGTGCCGATGCTATCAATATCGATGGTTGGCTTTTTCCCGACCAAAAATCTTTTGTTGTTTTCGGCCTGTTTGTAGACATAAACGATCTGTCCGTTCGGGATTTTTACGTTGGCCTGCTCGATCAAACTTGGTGAATTGAACACCATGATCGAATCGTTTTTATAGTATCTTTCTGAGCTTCTGATGACTTCGCTGTTGCTTGGTACAACGGCTACCCGTACAGGAAAACCTGTTTTTTCGTTTTTTAAAGAATTGCTCCAGAGAAGAAGATCAGATTCCGGAATCCAGCCGTAGGTTTTGATCTGTTTTGATGAAACTTTTTTCATTAATGCATCCGGAATATATTCTGCTACTTTCACCATTCCGTCGCGGTTTTTAAGCACCATTAACGGCTCTAAAAACTTAACTTCTTTATACGATTTTTCATCACTTTTATCTAAATACGCCGTATTTCTGGACCGGTCTGAAATCGCAATCCACGGAACTGATTTTTTAGGAAAACCATTTACGACAGATGCATTATCGATCTGCCCGTATTGTGACGGCTCCGGAGTTCTCTTTGAGGGTAATTTTACCTGACAGCTCGTCAGTAATACCGAAACTCCGATGTAATATGCTGCTAGAGGAAGTTTATTTTTCATCCTGATTTATTTAAATGATTGGTGCGTTCAAGAAAAAAATTCTGAACGAGAAATAATTATTTACTTTGGTTTATATCTATTTTGGTTACACAGTTTTGTGCATCATCGAAGTTTACTTTTACAGTCTGGATGACATTATTTTTGTCAAACTGAAGACCCGCACAGTACATGTAGAAATTGTTTACTTTGCTGTCGTTTACTTTTACCACTGTATTTTCGTTGTTGCACAGATAAGTTCTCAATAAATAATTGTAGTGCATATTGAAACTGTTTCCGTTGGCGATCTGCTGAAGATGGTATTTAAAATCATTATCAATTTTAGCATAAGCATCTTCCACGCTCACTTCTTCTTCCAGGGCATCATAGGCAGGAAGAATTTTGATCTGGTGCAAAATCGGCTCTTCGCTTTCGTCTGTGTAAAGCGTTACGATATAATCGCCCGGTTTTTTGTAGGAATAAATGGCCAGTTTGTCTTTAGAATCGATGTTTCCGGTCTCACCGAATTTCCAGGTGAACTGTTTGGCATCGGAAACGGCGCGAAACTGTACGTTTTCAAATTGCATGGCCTGAGTCTGGGCGTCGATCAAAGTTTTGTTTTTTGTAGTGTCTTTCGGCTTCGGAAGGCCTCTTGCGGAAACCATTACCGGAAAGGATTTGGAATATTTGTTATCGATAATCAACGTTACCTGATAATATCCCGGTTTATTGTAAAAGTGGATTCCACTGCTTTTATCAGAAGTTGTCCCGTCCCCAAAACTCCATCTCTTGGTTTTTGCAAACTGGGTTTTGTCTTCAAACAAAAGCGTATCTCCTACTGCAACAGACGACGGATAAACTACCCCGACAATATCATCGGCGGAGTGTATCACTTTCTTCTGCAACCACAATGCAACCAACGCAGCTATCAGCAAAGTCGCAATAACACCAATAATAATGTTCTTCTTGTTTTTTTGAAAGTAATTCATAGTTAATGATTGTGTGATGTGTGTGTGTTTTATTTTATGTATTTTCTTCCTTAGTTGAATATTTTAGCTTTACTGAGTTCTTGATTTTAGGGCTGTTTCGCGTTGGAAAAGCTGGTTTTTCTTTTCTTTAAACCCGATTGAGCATTCCTCAAACTGTTTTTGGAAACTTTTGATATTCTCAGTTTTGCTTGAAATAATTTTTTTATCGTCGAAGTACATTTTATAAAATTTCGCAATCTGCGGAAATGCATCTTTCCTGATGTCTGTCGTGTTATCATTGGCCAGCTGATTCGCTACATCATTGATTCCGTTCATGATATTATTCTCGGTAAAAGGCTGCGGAGGCTGGTCGGTAAGCCTGTTGATCTGCGAAAATGTACTGTCCATCAATTTGTAGGTGAATTTCTGTTCCTGGTCGAATTTTGTTTTTTCTTCAAGATTCCGGATCGAGATGATGTCTTCATCGGAAAACGGTGATTCAAAACCTTTTAAAAAGATAATTCCCAGAAAGATAAGTGCTGCCAAAAGCATTAAGATCAAATATAAAAACTGATAATGCCTTTCTTTTTTTGATAGTGTGATTTGTCCCTGCATGATTTTCGTTTTTATCTTCTACGTCTGCTTCCTGTGAATTTTCTGGTAGGATCTACCCTCAATTCGTTGTTCACAATTCCTACTTTTCCTCTGCATTCGGAAAGATCCCGAAGGGCAATCTGCTCGTCGTAGGAAACCTTTACAATCTGATTTTTCAGGGCCAGCATCGGCTCGATCTGCTTCATCAGAATGGAATAATGCTTGAAATTGTCTGCGCTGTCTTTACCCATGATGTTTTTCGCATCCTGTACGTTGTCCATGATATAGTTTTTCAGGATAATATCATTGTCCACCTTGTTGATATCAAGCTGATTCATCCTGTAATAAATACTATCTACATGAGTTCTGAGCAGATCGCTTCTGGTAAGTAATTCTCGGTAGTCATCAGCCTGCTTTTTGATTCCTTCTCTCTGCTGGTCGTAGCTCTTGAAAAAGAAAAAGACGCAGATGAAAGAAACAGCTGATAATGCGACAAATGATAGAACAAATTTCCAAATGCCTATCCTGACGTCTGACTTGTTTAATTTTTTCTCCCTGTTCGAAGACATATTTTGTGATTTGTTTGGGCCTGTGAAATTATAAAAAAATAATTTATTCACAAAATTTAACTTTTTCAGGGAAATAATGAAGAACATTTAATTAATTTAAGATTAATTTTCACTTTCGCTATATTTTCATAATTTAGCTCCCTGAATTTTAATTATCATCCACCAAATCGATATTAAAGTGAGTAAAATATTAACTAATACTGTGCGATTTTCTATAGCCGACAGTGATTTTTATTTTAAAAAAATAATGATCAAAACGCTGATGGAAAACCCGTTCTATATGCTTCTTAACGACTGCAACAACGGCCACGAGCTGATCAGCAGAAATTACAGAAGGCAGGAAGACGTATTTGTCGTAGAACTCTTCATGCCGGTATTAAGTGGGCTTGAGGCGATAAAATACATCCGAAAAAGCAACATCGAAACGCCGATCATCACTTACTCCGGGACTTACCAGGAGGATATGGCAGAAATTCTTTCAAAAATTCCGAATATTTTTTATTGCGAGAAAAAAAGCAATGTCATCAAAGATATTATCAAAGGAAAAATAGCTTCCAACAGCTTCGATTACGAGACCTATACCAAAGAATGGGAACAACAGCCATTGGCCGTAATGGAGTATATGGATCGCCAGAAAAAAAGCCAGGAAGAACTTTCTCCGACCGAAATACAGCTCATGAAATTCTGCTACGAGGGTTTCAGCAACAAGGAAATCGGAGAAAAACTGAACCTCAGCACGAGAACAATTGACACCTATATCAACCGCCTTACAGAAAAGCTCGGATTGAAGACAAAACTTCACCTGATCCGCTTCTGCGTGGAGAACGGCTACTACAATTCCAGCATGTAATGGTAATTTAACAGCTAATTAATATATACTAAACAGTAAAGTTTCAACCTTTTATCGAAAAATATTTTGCCACTAATTTGCTAATATTCAATTTTTTTAACTAAATTTGCACACCTAAAATTTAAAATTAAAAAAGGAAATGACAAAGGCAGAATTGGTAAATACCATCTCAAATAAGTTGGGAACAGAAAAGAATGAAACACAGAAAGTTGTAGAAGCTTTTATGCAAGAGATCAGGACTTCTATGTATAATGGAGATAACGTTTATTTAAGAGGTTTTGGTTCTTTTATCATCAAAACAAGAGCTGCTAAAACAGGAAGAAATATTTCTAAAAATACTGCAATTGAGATTCCTGCTCATAACATTCCTGCTTTCAAACCTTCAAAATCTTTTGTAGAGAAAGTAAAAACTAAAGTTGCAGTAAAATAAGACATTAACTGAATATTAACTAGTTACTAAAAAATTAAAATTATGCCAAGCGGAAAGAAAAGAAAAAGACACAAGGTTGCAACTCACAAAAGAAAGAAAAGAAGAAGAGCAAACAGACATAAGAAAAAATAATCTCTTTTTCTGAGATTTACAATATATAATATAGTTGGTGATTTTAAGTTTTAAAGGTTCACCGACTATATTTTGTTTTGCAACTATAAGATTCCGCAGAAATACATTGTGGTTTACTATTTTTTATGAAAAGTACTTTTCTTTCAATAGTAATTCTTAACTTAAGAACATTATAATTTGATGAAAAACCATGCCTATTTCTTACAATCTTAACAATTTTTATCTTACAACAAAATGAAGAAAGAACTTATAGTTTCGCATGAAGATGATCTTACAAAGATTGCACTGCTGGAAGACGGAAGACTATGTGAACTTCATGAGCAAGAGGACAAAAGCGATTTTATAGTTGGAGATTTGTTTATTGGAAAAGTAAAAAAACTGGCACCCAACCTGAATGCCGCATTCGTAAACATCGGGTACGAAAAGGATGCTTTCCTGCATTATCAGGATCTTGGGCCGCAATATCTTACTTATCGTAAATTTTTAAGAGATACGATTTCTAAAAAACAAAATGCTTCAAGTTTAAAAAATTTCGAAATACAACCCGAAATAGATAAAAACGGAACTGTAGACAAAGTAATCGCTAAAGATGACCTTGTTTTATTACAAATCACCAAAGAACCGATCTCTACAAAAGGACCCAGAATTTCTACTCAGGTTTCTTTAACAGGACGTTTTTTGGTTTTAATACCTTTCGATAACAAAGTTTCGATTTCCAAAAAAGTAAAAAGCTTTGAGGAAAAAGAAAGATTGAGAACATTAATCGAAAGCATTAAGCCCGAAGGTTTCGGAGTCATTATAAGAACCGTAGCCGAGGGTAAAAAGGTAGCAGACCTGCACAACGACATGAATCAGCTGATTCAGAAATGGGAAACTACTTTTAAAAATATACAGAAAAATAAAGTTCCGTCGAGAGTCTTAAGCGAAGATGACAAAGCTTCAGCTATTTTAAGAGACAATTTCAACCAGGATTTTGTAAGCATCACTTGTGATGACGAGCAGATGGTTGAGGAAATGAAAAACTATCTGGAAGTTATCGCTCCGGAAAGAAAGAATATTGTCCACTTTTATAATTCTCATATTCCTCTTCTGGAATATTATAATGTAGAAAAACAGCTCAAGCAAAGTTTCGGAAAACACGTCAATATCCCAAGCTCAAAAGGTGCATATCTTGTCATAGAACATACAGAAGCATTACACGTAATCGATGTAAATTCCGGAAATAATATCACCACCGGAGCCGCTGTCAACAAAGAACATGCACTGAAAGTAAACAAAATGGCAGCCAC
Protein-coding regions in this window:
- a CDS encoding DUF4280 domain-containing protein; translation: MSQQSSPHDGKYFVVQKGKAQCNQGDKFPQYKVTTHQKHFWNDSDGNTDFLGVTENDLQFNPPGPSFGQCKLKPTSGGYLPCSYAPAGKWQKTYDKVTIMGKKIVTELSELQCVVGGKITIKDHGQRGEMSKQNVKNADNKTVQHINPLVKMQDFKETVLESEIDAY
- a CDS encoding PKD domain-containing protein, producing MNYFQKNKKNIIIGVIATLLIAALVALWLQKKVIHSADDIVGVVYPSSVAVGDTLLFEDKTQFAKTKRWSFGDGTTSDKSSGIHFYNKPGYYQVTLIIDNKYSKSFPVMVSARGLPKPKDTTKNKTLIDAQTQAMQFENVQFRAVSDAKQFTWKFGETGNIDSKDKLAIYSYKKPGDYIVTLYTDESEEPILHQIKILPAYDALEEEVSVEDAYAKIDNDFKYHLQQIANGNSFNMHYNYLLRTYLCNNENTVVKVNDSKVNNFYMYCAGLQFDKNNVIQTVKVNFDDAQNCVTKIDINQSK
- the tssO gene encoding type VI secretion system TssO, which encodes MQGQITLSKKERHYQFLYLILMLLAALIFLGIIFLKGFESPFSDEDIISIRNLEEKTKFDQEQKFTYKLMDSTFSQINRLTDQPPQPFTENNIMNGINDVANQLANDNTTDIRKDAFPQIAKFYKMYFDDKKIISSKTENIKSFQKQFEECSIGFKEKKNQLFQRETALKSRTQ
- a CDS encoding response regulator transcription factor, with amino-acid sequence MIKTLMENPFYMLLNDCNNGHELISRNYRRQEDVFVVELFMPVLSGLEAIKYIRKSNIETPIITYSGTYQEDMAEILSKIPNIFYCEKKSNVIKDIIKGKIASNSFDYETYTKEWEQQPLAVMEYMDRQKKSQEELSPTEIQLMKFCYEGFSNKEIGEKLNLSTRTIDTYINRLTEKLGLKTKLHLIRFCVENGYYNSSM
- a CDS encoding HU family DNA-binding protein — translated: MTKAELVNTISNKLGTEKNETQKVVEAFMQEIRTSMYNGDNVYLRGFGSFIIKTRAAKTGRNISKNTAIEIPAHNIPAFKPSKSFVEKVKTKVAVK
- a CDS encoding Rne/Rng family ribonuclease, translating into MKKELIVSHEDDLTKIALLEDGRLCELHEQEDKSDFIVGDLFIGKVKKLAPNLNAAFVNIGYEKDAFLHYQDLGPQYLTYRKFLRDTISKKQNASSLKNFEIQPEIDKNGTVDKVIAKDDLVLLQITKEPISTKGPRISTQVSLTGRFLVLIPFDNKVSISKKVKSFEEKERLRTLIESIKPEGFGVIIRTVAEGKKVADLHNDMNQLIQKWETTFKNIQKNKVPSRVLSEDDKASAILRDNFNQDFVSITCDDEQMVEEMKNYLEVIAPERKNIVHFYNSHIPLLEYYNVEKQLKQSFGKHVNIPSSKGAYLVIEHTEALHVIDVNSGNNITTGAAVNKEHALKVNKMAATEIARQLRLRDMGGIIVIDFIDMQNPDHRRDLYEHLKEEMKRDKARHKILPPSKFGLIQITRQRNRPEKQIDTKEENPNKDGEIVAPIVIVERMGETLRTIMQKEKGKLYLHVHPFVEAYLTKGINSFQMKWFMKYKKWVTVIPRDSFKYLEYRIYNSNKEELIGYSN
- the tssO gene encoding type VI secretion system TssO produces the protein MSSNREKKLNKSDVRIGIWKFVLSFVALSAVSFICVFFFFKSYDQQREGIKKQADDYRELLTRSDLLRTHVDSIYYRMNQLDINKVDNDIILKNYIMDNVQDAKNIMGKDSADNFKHYSILMKQIEPMLALKNQIVKVSYDEQIALRDLSECRGKVGIVNNELRVDPTRKFTGSRRRR
- the tssR gene encoding type VI secretion system protein TssR domain-containing protein, yielding MKNKLPLAAYYIGVSVLLTSCQVKLPSKRTPEPSQYGQIDNASVVNGFPKKSVPWIAISDRSRNTAYLDKSDEKSYKEVKFLEPLMVLKNRDGMVKVAEYIPDALMKKVSSKQIKTYGWIPESDLLLWSNSLKNEKTGFPVRVAVVPSNSEVIRSSERYYKNDSIMVFNSPSLIEQANVKIPNGQIVYVYKQAENNKRFLVGKKPTIDIDSIGTSLYGWVSSNVVSAWGERSAVKMKNTTGVTETALGLHEGSPGGNETENRTAILLTDVNKRTPLENIYPVSLSLNETPTPDSKTKYFTNILDYSKNYVFNVLGEPIYFDRYREITERNKRINIVFALDISAPNAPYAPIVKSLLQDLQLRFEKPSYFNQVKYGVVLYKNNSCGDNVAVSNLSTDYSKITTFIDQKTNEMNCASNSGYQPVNEGLMAAGNLLTSVPDETNIVVTVGTSANQSGNMYGVINSLTQAQARLIMFQTSARSSDTYNDFVLMAENVVTNTAKNIAELKKQKIINQNDVLTKNNFSLIEGDEGFFSLAYPKQSMSQGFVIFPKKGDIATPGYLKKSVDSLIAQVTLDNETLDKSLNDYFHSSVGAGRTDVDLKYKYLYPGLTNPVPAGIAAQLINYGSPFLVKGYIPKELKDYKPGLEKGILISETEYDNLKLFYTEVYQKTGAERADFNQSRAIKEYVSLLKKYNPTVKFLDKGDLYEQPMSYAVGISTGFDNSEEELMSKYNLKGWRKSKIITNETVRTYFRHYKDLADRMLSHRNNPAVKIEQNGQIFYWLNEYFMPTMLPTEEPEFTKH